One region of Candidatus Rokuibacteriota bacterium genomic DNA includes:
- a CDS encoding branched-chain amino acid ABC transporter permease has protein sequence MPDLPVVWQALVSGILMGGIYALVAAGFTLIFGVLKIMNFAYGEFVMLGMYATFLAYTLGGVDPYLSLALVLPAFFLLGIVVQRLLIDRILDAPDDMQMILTFGLLILISNLALFFFTSDLQGIRVGYLDRIITFGGTFFRSSLLYAFVWALGLLAATYLFIRRSRLGRAVRATADDRFAARVVGLPVRAVFWITFGLGSAIGAASGSILLPYLPASPDRGFEFTLLAIIVVVLGGMGSFVGALVGGLAIGLTRSLGQVFISAVLSDALSLFVVLVILLVRPAGLFGAKVARDVAI, from the coding sequence GTGCCGGATCTGCCGGTCGTTTGGCAGGCGCTGGTGAGCGGAATCCTCATGGGCGGCATCTACGCCCTGGTGGCGGCCGGGTTCACCCTGATCTTCGGCGTGCTCAAGATCATGAACTTCGCGTACGGCGAGTTCGTGATGCTGGGGATGTACGCGACGTTCCTGGCCTACACGCTGGGGGGGGTGGACCCGTACCTGTCGCTGGCCTTGGTGCTGCCCGCCTTCTTCCTGCTCGGGATCGTGGTCCAGCGCCTGCTGATCGATCGCATTCTCGACGCCCCGGACGACATGCAGATGATCCTCACGTTCGGGCTCCTGATCCTCATCTCCAATCTCGCCCTCTTCTTCTTCACCTCGGACCTCCAGGGCATCAGGGTCGGGTACCTGGACCGCATCATCACCTTCGGCGGGACCTTCTTCCGGTCGTCGCTCCTCTATGCCTTCGTCTGGGCGCTCGGCCTGCTCGCTGCGACCTATCTCTTCATCCGGCGGTCGCGGCTGGGGCGCGCCGTCCGCGCGACGGCCGACGACCGGTTCGCCGCGCGCGTGGTGGGCCTGCCGGTGCGGGCGGTCTTCTGGATCACCTTCGGCCTGGGCTCCGCGATCGGCGCCGCCTCCGGCAGCATCCTGCTTCCCTATCTGCCGGCCTCCCCCGACCGAGGATTCGAGTTCACGCTCCTGGCGATCATCGTCGTCGTCCTGGGCGGGATGGGCAGCTTCGTCGGCGCTCTGGTCGGAGGGCTCGCCATCGGGCTGACCCGGTCCCTCGGGCAGGTGTTCATCTCCGCGGTCCTGAGCGACGCGCTGAGCCTCTTCGTCGTGCTGGTGATCCTGCTGGTCCGGCCGGCCGGACTGTTCGGCGCAAAGGTCGCACGTGATGTCGCGATCTGA